The following are from one region of the Prionailurus bengalensis isolate Pbe53 chromosome A2, Fcat_Pben_1.1_paternal_pri, whole genome shotgun sequence genome:
- the LOC122488080 gene encoding retinitis pigmentosa 9 protein-like, with translation MSSRPGRDDARAGGARRPRESAEQELQRRREQKRRRHDAQQLQQLKHLESFYEKPPPGLIKEDETKPEDCIPDVPGNEHAREFLAHAPTKGLWMPLGKEVKVMQCWRCKRYGHRTGDKECPFFIKGNQKLEQFRVAHEDPMYDIIRENKRREKDVRIQQLKQLLEDSTSDEDGSSSSSSECKEKHKKKRKKEKHKKRKKEKKKKKQKHKSSKSNESSDSD, from the exons ATGTCTTCCCGGCCCGGGCGTGACGACGCGCGAGCCGGAGGCGCGCGGCGGCCGCGGGAGTCGGCCGAGCAGGAGCTGCAGCGGCGCCGAGAGCAGAAGCGGCGGCGGCACGACGCgcagcagctgcagcagctcAAGCACCTGGAGTCCTT ttaTGAAAAACCTCCTCCGGGGCTTATCAAG gaaGATGAGACTAAGCCGGAAGACTGTATACCAGATGTACCAGGCAACGAACATGCCAGGGAATTTCTGGCTCACGCACCAACTAAAGGACTTTGGATGCCACTCGGGAAAGAAGTCAAAGTTATGCAGT gctGGCGTTGTAAGCGGTATGGTCACCGAACAGGCGACAAAGAATGCCCTTTTTTTATCAAAGGCAACCAAAAATTAGAACAGTTCAGAGTA GCACATGAAGATCCCATGTATGACATCATACGAGAGAATAAAAGACGTGAAAAGGATGTAAG GATACAGCAGTTAAAACAGTTACTGGAGGATTCCACTTCCGATGAAGATGGCAGCAGCTCCAGCTCCTCAGAATGTaaagagaaacacaagaaaaagaggaagaaagaaaagcataagaaaaggaaaaaagaaaagaagaagaaaaaacaaaagcataagtCTTCCAAGTCGAATGAGAGTTCAGACTCGGACTGA